The DNA window GTGGGATGGGAAGGATTCCCAGGAGAGCCGTAAGGAACCCCCCCGACTCAGTGACACCCCTCCCCACAGAAACATCAGTTCAGCGGCCCGCGGGTGGGGTGCGCCACGCAGTGAGTAATCGCTCGGGCGGCCGCCGCCCGCCGGCTCCAGGTAACGCCGGCTGCCGGGAGCGACGCATAgtctatcttccttttttttttccccccctccctgCGCCGGGATCCTTCTCCTTGTTATTATTCTTGGCCACTGCTTGGGTTTCGGGACCCCTCCTGGCCCAAGCGCCTCACCCCCCACCGCCTTCCTCTCGGTCAGCACCCGATACGGCGCCCAAGATAGAAGGGCTCCCGGCCTTCAGGGTACCGGGTGCTTGAGACGAGATTTATTTCCAGGGACGCCTCCAGCCCGGAGGTCTGAGTCTCAGCCCTGCCCCCAGCGGTgtgcccagagagaggaagggctcTAATTCCCCCTTACAGAGGGGTTCCCTTAGAGGCCTAGACCCTCTCTCCATATCCCTAACCAGCCAATGGGGTAAAAGTGTCTGAGGATGATGACTCAGGAGCCCCCACCTTGTTTGGTCAAGGCTACCCTCCCCCCTTCTTACTTGGATCCCCAGCTCAGACCCCAGACTGTCAGAAAAAAAGGATTGGAGGACAGGAGGCTCTGCACACACTGGGGACTCTGCACACCCACAATCTGGATTCTTAATGGGTTTTATGAGAGGGAGACTAAAGCCCTGGAGTGATACACTGCCCTTCACAGATGCAACCAGgcctctcagcctcagttttctgCTCTGTACAATGGGCAGCTCACAGCCAACCTAAGGTCTTCTGTGAGAAGATgcaatgctggggcacctgggtggctcagtgggttaaagcctctgccttcagctcaggtcatgatcccagggtcctgagatcaagccccgcatcgggttctctgttcagcagggagcctgcttaccttcctctctctctgcctgcctctctgcctacttgtgatctctatcaaataaataaataaatatcttttttaaaaaaagatgcagtCCTACAGAAGGTGTCACATTCTAAGCCCTTGGCACAGCTCCCAGCACTGGGGGGCATGTTCTCCTGGAGCAGTGGTGGTCCCCAGGCCTCGGTTTGTCACCTCTGAAAAACGGGGCCATAGCTCCATCTGCCAGGTGATGCAGAGGGTTAAGAGGCAGTGGCAGTTCTTAACTAGAATTGCCTTTCCAGGATAcgcacacccctcccccacaaccacTGCCCTGCGAAGTTTGACTCTCTCCCCAAGGACTTCAGGCTTCTTCTGGAGGGAAATCTTGATGTTTTTCCCCCaatctctgctcctcccccagtcACCCCCGGGTTTTGGGGAAAAAGCTCCCCcatccacccaggtgctcaggccAGAGACCTGGAGGCGTGCGTGACAACTCTCTCCTTCGCTCATCCCCCACgtccaatccatcagcaaatcctgttgGCTCTGATTCCAAAACACATCCCCATTCTGAGATTCTGACCCCTTCTCTCCACCCTGTCCAGGTCCAGGCCCCACCATCTCCCTCTGGGATGGTGCCCGGACTCCTCCTGGGCGTCCCCGGTGaccctcctgcccttccttgtCTGCACGACAGGAAGAGGAAGcttttaaaagaagcaaagcaGGTCTTCTCTGCCCGGCCACCCTATCCGCCCcgcctctcctttcctctcctccattctccctttccctttcctccctcactTCGCTCCAGCCACTGCAGCGCTGTTTCCCCAAACACACCAGGCTTGTTGCTATCACAGGGGCTTTGCAgatttgctgttccctctgcaggGATGCGCTTCCCCAAAATCTCCTCCCCGCCCTGCTTAGGACCTTCTCTTCCATCAGGTCACGGGTCAAGTGTCACCTCAGAGGGCCCCCCCCATCCTTTCCAGGCACCCTTCATCcccttctccttttaaaattgtcttcGTAACACAGTTCTTTGAACATTGTCTTTCAACACTGTCATTCTcttgagactttttttctttagactgTGACTGCCCTGAGACCCATTAGGACCTCATGCTgggcccagtgaggggctcaatGAATAGTTGCAAAAAAATGGAAGGATGGAGAATTCTCGGTTCTTCCAAGTGGCAAGAAAACTCAGTCCCAGTGAATCGTGCTGCCTGGGGTCCCAGTGAGGCCCACGCCCCCTGACTTGCTCTGTGACCCAAGCTGGTAGCCATCCCTCTCTAGTCCTTACCCACAGAACAGTAAGGATCGTttgcccagctctgccctggagCAGGTAGGTACTCTCTCCCCTGGGTAACCTTCACTTCATACCTTTGACTTTAAGGAAAGAGATTTGACCCCCAGGTGCTTGCTTCCCTATCCACGGTTCTCCCAGAGGTTTAACCCCTTCCTTCCCAGTCCTACTGCCTTTTGCGCTGGAAGGGGAGCCTGCATTGACGGAACTTCTGGCAAATATTGACCCAAGTCCTTGAAGGTGGCTGGGAATGTACAGATGGAGAGAGGGCCCCACCTAGGATGGAGAAGGGCTCCTCCTTAGTCCACACACTCTGCATCTAAGGATTAAGTTGAGGGCGAGCCTCTGGCCCTAGCTCCCTGTATAACTGAAGGGCATTGAAGGGACCCTGGGGAGAAGGCAGCACCTTCAGTGGCCCATAGGAACCCAGAGCCCGTGGGAGGGGGTAGAGCACAGCACCGCCTCTCCCATGCTGATACCTCTATGCTCAGGGCTTCTCAGTTTGGGATTAGCTGCCCGTGCTCCAGGCCTGTGTTCCCAGGAAGCGGGGCCAGTCAGGGTCCAGACCTGGACATGGGTTTGGGACAGCAGAACTTAGGTTCAGGACCTGGGTGCAGGAGAAGGTGGGGCTTCATTATTTCTACCCGGGAGCTTTAGCCTGGGTAACTGGGATGCCTAGGTTCAAAGCTTTGTGCACTGAACTTGAAAAATTCAGACCCCATAGGCAGTGGAGCTAGGGCCTCAGGAATGCCGCCTAGGTCTAGGTCAGGGCCCCTGCGCACCCGCCACGGAGGCCTGAGTTCCCTGCCCCTCGGCTTCCTGGAGAACCTCAGATGTCTGGGTTCTAGGAGGTGCCAGCTGCGGTGTGTGTGAAGGGGGTAGACAGCTGTGCCCCTTTCCCTccaccactcccccaccccccacccccggcccacTGTCAGCAAGCGCCGGCGCCACCGAGCCGTGCCTCCTCCTCAGCCTGTACCCGGCTTGAGGGTGGGGGTCAGCGGGGTCGTGGTGAGGGCGGCAAGGGACAAAGGGCGCTTGTCCGATGCCCGCCCTGACCTCGGCCGCCGCTTCCCGGACGCCCGGCCAGCCGCTGATTCACGCCCAGGCCGGCCGCAGCGCCCCGCGCCTGCCGCCCCCGGCCGGGCCGCCCCGGGGGGTAGGAAGTGGGGGGGGCGAGGGGCGGCGCCGAGTCAACTTTCCCTCTTAAGCCCCGAAGGAATGTCGGCGGATTTCCTGAAACCCGACCCCGGCCGCCCGCCGGCCCTCCCGCCCCTCACCTGGACCTGCTCCCTCGGGAACGGCAGGAGGGGCGCGGGGGCTCACCTGGGGGGCCAGGGTCAAGTCCTCCTTCCGCTCCCGCCCCCAGCGGCCTCGTAGAGCggaaaggggggtgggtgggcggCAAACAAGCCCTCTCGCTCCCCTCCGGCAACCTAGGCCAGCGCTCCAAcctctccagcctcagtttccccttccgCAAGAGGATGGGGGGAGTCTTTCCTTCCTGTTGCGCTTTAAGTGACGCCTCTTATGTCGAATGCCCCAACCTCCGCCCGCCTCTCTTTGCTTCTCTCGCTTGTATCCGGGCCCACCCCTTTTTCCaccctcagcctcagtttcctcatcagtagaTTAGACAACGCTACCGGTACTTCCTTTTAGGTTGTTGCAAGAAAATACCTGGGAAGGGCTTTGTTTGGAATGAACGAAGTATAGTAATTGTGGAAGACGCTTAAGCGCGCAGGGCTCTGAACTGACATGTGTGGGcttgaatcctagctctgctgAGGGGTCCTGGAGCCTAAGTttcccacctgtgaaatgggagacAGCATTGGTCTTAACCAATGGCTATTTCCCAAGGCACAGGCCCTGACTCGCGGGAGGTTAGACGCGGGGTTCCCTCGCTTTCGCGAAAACCGCAGGCGGGAGGCCCTTGCCGCAGGGTCGCCTCGGCGCAGCccaggaggggcggggcgggggaggggccgcgCCGGGATCCAGATGTTCAGGGTCCGCCAGGCACAGCCGCGCCTGATTAAGCCACGTGGGGGCCCGCCGAGGCCGCGGAGATGAAAGCGCCGCGGCCAGCCAGGGGAGGGGGTGCGCCAGACCCCCCCGCCGGGGTCCCTTCCTCCTCGGCCGGAACCTGCGGCGCCCTCTGACCTGCCGACCCCGAGAGGCTGCCGCCCCGTCTGTGGGGGCGGAGAGTAGAAGCAAGAAGCCACACCGGCGGCAGCGCAACCTCGGCAGGCACCTGCGCGGGGCGtgccagcggggggggggggggggggggccggggggtcTTCTTTGCAGGGGTCCAAGGCTTAGggaggcgccccccaccccccgctgcctGGCCTGGCAGAGAGGAAGCTAGGGAAACCTCTTAAACAGAGATTCATGGGGCTCCAATCCATCATCTTGGGGTGTGGCTATTATGGAAGCCAGAAGTGTCCCTGTCCGAAGTTTTCCCACAAGAATTAGGACTTTAAGCAGCACTCTCACCCTGCTCCTACTTGCACCTCTGTGTCTCCTCCCACTCAGCCCCGGACCGAGAGGCCCTCAGTTGGAGGGTAGACAGCGCTAGATCCCCCAGGCCAGTGGATCAGGGCTGGCCCAGAAGCGGGCAAGGCTGGGGGGACCTTGAAGGGCCTGGGAGGGCTTCCTACAGGAGGCAAACCAATTACAAAGTTGCCACCCCTTTCACTTGGGTGACAAGGGACACGATGCCACAGACCTTCCAGAGGCCCTGGCTGCTCCAGCGCTGTGACCCTCACTCATGTCGCTCCATCTCCAGTGTCTAGCTCCAGCATCATCGCCCTCTTACCTACTCTTCCAACACTCTCTTTCCCGCCTCGGGGCACTCTCTATTCCCTGTGCCTGGATTGCCCTCCCCGCGAAGCCAGCTCAAATTTTGCCACCTCAGGTAGGCCCTCCCTGAATCCCCTGGCCAAGAGACACCCCATCCCATCaccctatttttttccttttgacccCATAGCGCTGGCGGAGATCCTCTAGCCCGTGGATACGAGGGAGGTGTCATGGCACCATCGAGATGGGACAGGCGGCGGGGATCACCGTCCAcctgccccgccccacccgcACCCCGACCGTGCAGCAGCGCGGCTCCCCCGCCCGTTCTCCGCATCCCCCGCCCGCCCTTCCCAGGCTGCCTCGCTCGGGTGACGTCAGCGACCcggtccccgccgccgccgctgcatCCTCGGTGCCTGCCAGGAGCCGGCGTCCCCCGAGCCCCTCGCTCCGGGCACGGCCATGGCTTTGGTCTCACTGatgccgccgctgctgctgctgctgttgctgcagCCTCCACCTGCCATCCCCGCTCCGCCCGCCCGCGACCCCTTCGCCCCGCAGCTCGGGGATACGCAGAGCTGCCAGCTGCGGTGCCGCGACCGCTATCCTGGTCCGCAGCTCTCGCAGGTGAAGCGTTTGCGGCGCCAGCCAGAGGAGCGGCGATCTCtccggtgggggaggggctggggatgcGGTTCCCTCCGTTGCGAGCGCGAGATAGGGGTTCCTCCGAGCGGGAAGGAGTCGGAAATGGGGGTTCAACAATGGAGGTGGGTCCATCTGGTGAGGGAGGGACTGGGGTCCTTTCTATCGAGGTCGGGGGTCCCTCCGAAGGAGATGGGGGTTGTTCCTCCCGCGGGGGAAGGACGGGGGGGGGGCCCTCTGTCCCcctgatggggggggggtggggggtgggaatcCCCCGgtggatgggggggtgggggggggtccttccaaggaaggaaaggaaaggggatcGAGCCTTCTTAGGCCACCTCGCCGGCTCTGGCTGTGCACTGCTGCGCAAAGACCCTCGGGgcgcccatcccccacctccctcaggTCTGATaatcctttcctcctcctccttcccctcctcctctttctcttttcctcctcctcttcctcctcctttccacaACCTCTTCCCTACCCTCCCCAAGAGCGAGCTACCAGCCCCCATTCACATCCTCACCCACCAGCTGGATCTCCATTTTCCCAGGCCAGAAGAGATGACAAACCTCCTCCTCttacctcctccctccttcctcaggCCTGAGAATTCCCCTCAATCTCTGTCTTCCTCCCGTGAAGCCTTGgcgtggggtagggtggggagggagaagcatttCTCTCCAACTCGTCCATTTTACAACCATTGCCCAAATCCAGTGTCCTCCACCGTCcattcccctctcctttcctcagCGCTAAGAAGCCCTACTAATATTAGCCTTCCCCTCCCCGCCTCAATCACTCTGGGTCTGGGcagtggtggggggtgagggggaagggaggaggagggagagaacaaCAAATCTTCTATCTCCTGCTCTGAGCCTGTGCTTCCAGTGCAAACCTCCCActacccctccccctggcctGAACCCCATGTCCCCTCTcccaggcagagctggaggagggggaccCTTCTGAGTCCCCCAATGAGTATGACAGGGCTGTCCTGATCAGTGCTTGTGAGCGCGGCTGCCGCCTCTTCTCCATCTGCCGATTTGTGGCAAGGAGCTCCAAGCCTAACGCCACCCAGACTGAGTGTGAAGCAGGTGAGGGccaggggcagtgggggtgggggtggggtggggtgtgtgtgtggtgtagtGGCCAGGGTGGGACGAGGTGGCCTGGGAAGGGTCACTCCCTAGTCACCCCTCCTGCCACCCCCAGCGTGTGTGGAGGCCTATGTGAaggagacagagcagcaggcctGCAGCGAGGGCTGCTGGAGTCAGAACCCGGAGCCGGAGCCTGAACCTGAGCCTGAACCAGAACAGAAGGTGGGCAGCCTCCCACTTGTGGCCCTGGGAACATCCcctgtcctttctctcctccctgaaTCCGCACTCATGTCTTGAGTCTCCCAGGCTCTGTCATCCATTCTGGGCTTACTAGGGATTCTCGATGGAGTCTTGTCTTGCCTCAAGCCTCAGTAATCATCTCTGTGATATGAGAAgggccctcccctcccaccaccgTACAAGGAGTAAATGGCAGAAAACAGCTCGGGCTTATCAGTCATTGGTCCTGGTCCAGGCCCCAAAACAGCctatctcaaattcctcatgcCACCTAGAGGCACCTGGGACAGTGCAAGTCACTCTCATTTCATGCCCACAAAGgaactgcccaaggtcacatagttagGGCTGGGCAAGACCTAGGATTTAAGGCTGTGAGCATGCCTCACCTCACCCATCTTCAGTGTTATCAGAGCTAACTTTGTTGAGCCCCTACTGTATGCCAGGTGCTGGTCTAAGCACTTTCCTTTTGGTGAACAGGTGGTCActgtcatggggggggggggccctcagAACTGAGTTTCAGGGAGGAGCTACTTACTCCCCTACCCCAGGGAGAGATAACTGCTCACTCATCACGTCCATGAGTGAGTCTAGGAAACACTGTGTTaggggaaactaaggcacaggaAACCACTTATCACAGCCAGAGACCCCTGAACTAAGATTGCCCAGAAAGCTCctcaccttcacccattttcctcCACCCACTCCAGGCCTTCATTGTTCGCAAAAGCACGCTGTACTATATCATTCCTTCCTGTTCTGAATTCTCTCCTGATGCTGTCAGAATAAGAGTGAGGATGTGCAATTTTTAATAACAGCAGCTACCATGTATTACACATTGGTGCTGTGCCATCGTTTAACTGAACTCTCATAACAACCCCACGATGGAAGAGAATCATCCCCATTTtagggctcagagagggcaaTCCCCTTCTCCAAGGGCAACAGCAAGCCAAATACCACGTTCATGGCATCAAGCCCCAATGCCCCAAACCACTTAGCAAATTCCGGTCCCAGTGAACTCTCTCAGCTCACTCCCCTACCTTGGTGACATGTCTATGGCTTGGGTCTCCCCTTGGCAGAGAAAGGTCCTGGAAGCTCCAAGTGGAGCTCTTTCGCTCTTGGACTTGTTTTCCACCCTCTGCAATGACCTTGTCAACTCAGCCCAAGGCTTTGTCTCCTCCACCTGGACGTACTACCTGCAGACCGACAACGGGAAGGTGGTGGTGTTCCAGGTGAGGGGTCTGGCCGGGGCGATGCCAGTGCGGTAGGTGGGTGGTCGGGTTAAGAAGGTGGGATGCATTGGCTGTTGGCTCATGGGATGCAAAGTCCTCGGGTGATCAATGTTTGGACCCAGCTAGATTCAGGGCTTCACTGTCTCACTCCCCTCTTGAGTCCGCCTCCCTTTGTGGTGGTTGTAGTCCCAGGAAAGCTCTTCCCCCCTGATGGTAGATGCCAGAGGGCTAGGGTATAACATCTCTGAAGTTTTAACTCGATGGAGACTTACTCTGATTGGCCCTGGCTGGGTCATGTGACCATCTCTCATCCAATCCCCGTGATTCTATTGACCTAGGTAGCGTTCCTACTTCAGGAGCTAAAGGATTGGGTCTGCATTGGGATGCCTGCAGCAGCAGGGAACCACAGCTCCCACAGAAGGGTTCCCTCGGCATCGTGGAACTATGTGTCAGCTGGGCATGGGACAATGTAACCTAGAGGGGACACAGAGATGTGCTTCCCAGGGCCAAGGTGGTGCCTTTCTAAATGGCTCTTCTGTGCTGTCTTGTTCCCAACCCAGACCCAGCCTGTGGTAGAGAGCCTGGGGCACGAGGGAGCCCGTCTGCAACGAGTAGAGGTGACCTGGCGGGGATCCCACCCTGAGGCCTTGGAGGTGCACGTGGGTAAGGTCCAAGGCAAGACCAATGTTCCTTCCACAGGTAGCTCCACTGCCATAAGGAATCCTAGTGGCAAATGAACCCTGGGATTTCATCTCTCAACTCTTAGGGTTCCTTGGTCCATCTTCCAGGGTTCTATGATCCATCTCCCATGATTCTGTGGTCTGTTTCCCAGGATTCCACAGTCCATCTCCAGGGTTCTGTGATTCTTCTCCTGGGGATTCAAAATCCCTCTCCCAGGCTTCCCAGGTCTACCTCCAAAGGTTCCATGGTCTGTCTCCCAGGGTTTTGTGATTCATCTTCTTAGGTTCTGTGGTCCAACTCCTAGGGCTCCCCGGTGCCATGGTCAATTTCCTAGGATGCCACGGTCCATTTCCCAGGGTTCTGATCTCTTCCAGGACTCCGTGCCACATTGCCTTAGGTCCtggtctcctttctcctctcctggctGCAATGGTCTCTTGGGGAAGGCCTGGGGGCCACTAAGAGATGACCTGTCTCTCAGACCCCGTAGGCCCCTTGGACAAGGTAAGGAAGGCCAAGATTCGAGTCAAGACCAGCAGTAAGGCCAAGGTGGAATCTGATGAGCTGCAGGACAACGACTTCCTCAGTTGCATGTCCCGGTGGGTGGcagggccctgggtggggggatgggagtgTAGCTGGAGGGGAAGGTCTCCCAAAGCCCACTGGAACCGCTGAGCCTGCCTTCTGGGCTGGTCAGGCGCTCGGGGCTCCCTCGCTGGATCCTGGCCTGCTGCCTCTTCCTTTCCGTGCTGGTGATGCTGTGGCTGAGCTGCTCCACACTGGTGACCGCACCTGGCCAGCACCTCAAGTTCCAGGTGGGTGGGACCTGGTGAAGGGGTGGGAGAAGGGCCGCTCCTTGGCCCTGAATTGGGCTGCCTGCTCTCCCCAGGCGACAAGATCCCCTGACTCCTTGTGTGACACTGGGCAACTTGCTCTACTTCCTTATCAAGTTGGGGGTGGGTAATGCCAGTCCTTAGCTGGGGTGACCTGAGATCGGGGTAGGAAGGAACCTTGGCAGGGTGGGGGCTCAGTagccctccttccctccctcttcctccccctgcagCCCCTGACCCTGGAGCAGCACAAGGGCTTCATGGTAGAGCCAGACTGGCCCCTCTATCCTCCCCCGTCGCATGCCTTTGGGGACAGCCCCCCACCCTACAAGCTGAAGCTGGACCTGACCAAGCTGTAGGTCTTGATTGGCCCGTGCATCGCCCAGTGCAGGGGCTCCTTGGGCCTCGTTTGTCCTGTGCCCAGGAGTCCAAGTCAGGGTAGGACCATCCTTGGGCTCCTCCACTCCCCCatccttcttctttctccagtcCCACTCCTTGCccctctgagtcctgggatcgccATGCCCCCatagggcgggggggggggcgggatcTGGCCTTGGTCCCTCCTTGCTCCCCCCTTCCCCAGAGCTTTCTACTTTTGCCTTCTATCTTGTAGCTTCTTGAGTATCCAATCCCCAGTTCTGTGCTTCCTCCCTCCCGCCTCCTTTCTCCCTTggagggtgggggctgagggcaCAGGGGAACCACCCTGTGCTAGGGCACCCTCCTTTCCCCCACCTCACCTCCAGAGATCCAGTCCTAAGAGAAGAGGCCCCTGCGAGAGTTGGTGGTGGGCAGGTCGAAG is part of the Mustela nigripes isolate SB6536 chromosome 2, MUSNIG.SB6536, whole genome shotgun sequence genome and encodes:
- the TMEM59L gene encoding transmembrane protein 59-like isoform X1, with protein sequence MALVSLMPPLLLLLLLQPPPAIPAPPARDPFAPQLGDTQSCQLRCRDRYPGPQLSQAELEEGDPSESPNEYDRAVLISACERGCRLFSICRFVARSSKPNATQTECEAACVEAYVKETEQQACSEGCWSQNPEPEPEPEPEPEQKRKVLEAPSGALSLLDLFSTLCNDLVNSAQGFVSSTWTYYLQTDNGKVVVFQTQPVVESLGHEGARLQRVEVTWRGSHPEALEVHVDPVGPLDKVRKAKIRVKTSSKAKVESDELQDNDFLSCMSRRSGLPRWILACCLFLSVLVMLWLSCSTLVTAPGQHLKFQPLTLEQHKGFMVEPDWPLYPPPSHAFGDSPPPYKLKLDLTKL
- the TMEM59L gene encoding transmembrane protein 59-like isoform X2, which encodes MEAELEEGDPSESPNEYDRAVLISACERGCRLFSICRFVARSSKPNATQTECEAACVEAYVKETEQQACSEGCWSQNPEPEPEPEPEPEQKRKVLEAPSGALSLLDLFSTLCNDLVNSAQGFVSSTWTYYLQTDNGKVVVFQTQPVVESLGHEGARLQRVEVTWRGSHPEALEVHVDPVGPLDKVRKAKIRVKTSSKAKVESDELQDNDFLSCMSRRSGLPRWILACCLFLSVLVMLWLSCSTLVTAPGQHLKFQPLTLEQHKGFMVEPDWPLYPPPSHAFGDSPPPYKLKLDLTKL